In Amia ocellicauda isolate fAmiCal2 chromosome 16, fAmiCal2.hap1, whole genome shotgun sequence, the following proteins share a genomic window:
- the LOC136711331 gene encoding cytotoxic T-lymphocyte protein 4, with amino-acid sequence MICKVITLISVCLAGGQAFSVSQPYRVVANNGVIRLRCSFSFKGKGEELRVTLLRGMGEESILCASSFYLPNSTFQTKGSVVCQGEASRDGVELTVSGLLGSDTDLYRCSLEIMYPPPYRRRFGNGTIIYIPEKTECPAAVRQEIGNILYVLPISILAFTTIIVIFILTYRLFSLKYRRTEYVDMAPVLSRKVDCRFGYENFL; translated from the exons ATGATTTGCAAAGTTATTACACTGATCAGTGTCTGCCTGGCTGGAGGGCAAG CCTTCAGTGTTTCCCAACCCTATCGGGTGGTAGCCAACAATGGGGTCATCAGGCTGAGGTGCTCCTTCAGCTTCAAAGGGAAAGGCGAAGAGCTCAGGGTCACATTACTTCGGGGGATGGGGGAAGAGTCTATCCTTTGTGCCTCCTCTTTCTACCTTCCCAACTCCACATTCCAGACAAAGGGATCTGTCGTCTGCCAGGGAGAAGCCAGCAGGGATGGTGTAGAACTCACTGTGTCTGGTCTGCTGGGCTCTGACACAGATTTGTACCGCTGCAGTCTGGAAATTATGTACCCGCCACCGTATCGACGGAGGTTCGGAAATGGAACCATTATCTATATTCCTG AAAAAACGGAGTGCCCTGCTGCTGTCAGACAAGAAATTGGGAATATCTTATATGTGTTGCCAATATCCATATTAGCATTTACTACCATCATCGTAATTTTCATTTTGACCTATAGG TTATTCAGTCTAAAATACAGAAGAACAGAATATGTGGACATGGCACCTGTGCTCTCCAGGAAAGTGGACTGTCGGTTTGGCTATGAGAATTTTTTGTGA